One window of the Arthrobacter sp. D5-1 genome contains the following:
- a CDS encoding N-acetylmannosamine-6-phosphate 2-epimerase produces MILTTEGLEALRSQLIVSCQAYPGEPMRDPRTTAQVAASAVSGGAAAIRVQGLADVQFTRAAVEVPVIGLWKDGHDGVFITPTLRHALAVANAGAHVVAIDGTRRARPDGLSLGETVAGLHAESHALVMADCGSFDDAVAAVEAGADLIGTTLSGYTGERPKTDGPDLELLEQIASAQLGKPLIAEGRIHTPAHARQALDAGAFAAVVGTAITHPATITGWFKGAMHA; encoded by the coding sequence ATGATTCTCACCACCGAAGGCCTCGAGGCCCTCCGCTCACAACTGATCGTCTCGTGCCAGGCCTACCCCGGCGAGCCCATGCGCGATCCCCGGACCACCGCCCAGGTGGCGGCCTCGGCTGTCAGCGGAGGCGCTGCGGCGATCCGCGTCCAAGGGTTGGCGGACGTGCAGTTCACGCGCGCCGCCGTCGAGGTTCCTGTCATTGGCCTGTGGAAAGACGGCCACGATGGCGTCTTCATCACACCCACGCTGCGCCACGCCTTGGCGGTAGCGAATGCCGGTGCGCACGTTGTGGCGATTGACGGAACGCGGAGGGCCCGCCCGGATGGGCTTTCCCTGGGCGAAACGGTGGCTGGTCTCCACGCGGAATCACACGCACTGGTCATGGCTGATTGCGGTTCCTTCGACGACGCTGTTGCCGCCGTCGAGGCGGGTGCTGACCTGATCGGCACTACATTGTCCGGCTACACCGGCGAGCGCCCCAAGACTGACGGCCCGGACCTGGAGCTCCTGGAGCAGATCGCGTCCGCCCAACTGGGCAAGCCACTCATCGCAGAGGGCCGCATCCATACCCCTGCGCACGCACGGCAAGCCCTTGACGCCGGGGCGTTCGCCGCGGTGGTGGGCACCGCCATCACGCACCCGGCCACCATCACGGGCTGGTTCAAAGGCGCAATGCACGCGTGA
- a CDS encoding ROK family protein has translation MNHVIGVDLGGTKTAAGVVTPSGDVLMSETIPTLNRAGGEAILDATAALIAGLVERAADAGMSVSGVGIGSAGVIDASSGVVVSATDAIHGWAGTALVSGLAARLSLPAPAVRAVNDVHAHALGEAWLGAAAGSSSSLMVAFGTGVGGSFVLNGVPVVGHRFVGGHVGHFASPYAYSDGVPLPCVCGGSGHVEAVASGPALFEAFLRCGGSAREALDARGVFALAAAEAHDGGAAAGSADSRAAALRAVDIGAAAAGQAVGGLINILDPETVVISGGLADAGELWWKPMETALREELLAPLAAIPVLRATLGNTAAIVGAAKLVLPGPK, from the coding sequence ATGAACCACGTGATCGGCGTTGACCTCGGCGGCACCAAAACCGCCGCCGGAGTTGTCACGCCTTCCGGCGACGTGTTGATGTCGGAGACCATTCCTACGTTGAACCGGGCCGGTGGCGAAGCAATTTTGGACGCCACCGCTGCGCTGATCGCGGGCTTGGTGGAGCGCGCTGCCGACGCCGGCATGTCGGTTTCCGGCGTCGGCATCGGCTCCGCCGGTGTGATAGACGCGTCTTCAGGGGTGGTGGTCTCCGCGACCGATGCGATTCATGGTTGGGCCGGGACTGCGCTTGTTTCGGGGCTTGCCGCGCGTCTTTCGCTTCCTGCCCCGGCCGTCCGCGCCGTCAACGACGTCCACGCACACGCGCTCGGAGAAGCTTGGCTTGGCGCCGCCGCCGGGTCATCGAGTTCACTCATGGTGGCGTTCGGAACAGGAGTTGGCGGGAGTTTTGTCCTGAACGGCGTTCCTGTAGTGGGTCACCGTTTTGTGGGTGGGCATGTGGGGCATTTCGCTTCTCCCTATGCCTACTCCGACGGTGTTCCACTGCCGTGCGTGTGCGGTGGTTCCGGGCACGTTGAGGCTGTGGCTTCCGGGCCCGCTCTTTTTGAGGCGTTTCTTCGCTGTGGCGGTTCTGCACGGGAGGCATTGGACGCGCGGGGCGTGTTTGCGCTGGCCGCTGCTGAAGCCCACGACGGCGGTGCTGCCGCAGGCTCTGCGGACAGCCGCGCCGCGGCTTTGCGTGCTGTCGACATTGGCGCAGCCGCTGCTGGACAGGCAGTGGGCGGCCTTATCAACATCCTTGATCCTGAAACCGTGGTGATCTCCGGCGGCCTTGCCGATGCCGGTGAACTGTGGTGGAAGCCCATGGAAACGGCACTCCGGGAAGAACTCCTGGCTCCCTTGGCTGCCATCCCTGTCCTCCGGGCAACACTTGGCAACACGGCGGCGATTGTTGGCGCCGCGAAACTCGTCCTACCAGGCCCTAAGTAA
- a CDS encoding dihydrodipicolinate synthase family protein codes for MSTQFQGVIPPVITPRHADGSIDTASLKNVTKHLIDGGVSGLFVLGSSGEVPYLTNDERELVVSTIADANAGAVPLIVGANEQTTTRVIEEARKVVDLGADAIVVTSMYYAIGNAAETETHFRSIHAAIEKPIFAYDVPVRTHFKLPTDLLVRLGRDGVIAGVKDSSGDDVSFRQLLLAAKDIPNFDIFTGHEVVVDGALLGGAQGVVPGLGNVDPAGYRRLFDAAQAGDWALAAREQDRLADVFEIVYAPNGRVSGGAAGLGAFKTALQVMGVIESNTMSSPMLSLDDSETALIRSILERNGLV; via the coding sequence GTGTCCACTCAGTTCCAGGGCGTCATCCCCCCGGTCATCACCCCCCGCCACGCAGACGGCAGCATCGACACCGCGTCGCTGAAGAACGTCACCAAGCACCTGATCGACGGCGGTGTGTCCGGCCTTTTCGTCCTGGGCTCCTCCGGCGAAGTCCCCTATCTGACCAACGACGAGCGTGAACTGGTGGTCTCCACCATCGCCGACGCCAATGCCGGGGCGGTCCCGCTGATCGTGGGTGCCAACGAGCAGACCACCACCCGCGTCATCGAGGAAGCCCGCAAGGTGGTTGACCTCGGCGCTGACGCGATCGTGGTCACCTCCATGTACTACGCAATCGGCAACGCCGCGGAGACCGAAACGCACTTCCGCAGCATCCACGCGGCCATCGAAAAGCCGATCTTCGCCTACGACGTTCCTGTCCGCACGCACTTCAAGCTGCCCACCGACCTGCTGGTCCGGCTCGGCCGCGATGGCGTCATTGCCGGCGTCAAAGACTCTTCCGGTGACGACGTCTCCTTCCGCCAACTCCTCCTCGCGGCCAAGGACATCCCCAACTTCGACATCTTCACGGGTCACGAAGTTGTGGTGGACGGCGCTCTCCTCGGCGGCGCGCAGGGTGTTGTTCCGGGCCTCGGCAACGTTGATCCGGCCGGCTACCGCCGCCTGTTCGACGCCGCCCAGGCCGGTGACTGGGCTCTCGCGGCAAGGGAGCAGGACCGCCTGGCCGACGTCTTCGAGATCGTCTACGCCCCCAACGGCCGCGTTTCCGGTGGTGCTGCGGGCCTGGGCGCCTTCAAGACCGCACTGCAGGTAATGGGCGTCATCGAATCCAACACCATGAGCTCGCCGATGCTTTCCTTGGATGACTCCGAGACTGCTCTCATTCGTTCAATCCTGGAGCGGAACGGGCTGGTCTAA
- a CDS encoding ATP-binding cassette domain-containing protein: MSQSIHQESKPVIELRDVKVYHHARTGGLFRPNIVKAVDGVDFTISRGETVGIVGESGCGKSTLASVLVGLQPPTSGKVLFHGKPAIKRNAAMRKEFGRSVSVVFQDPATALNPRMTILDILTDPLQIHGIGNASSRAAKVKELLALVGLPQSAAEVTPSQVSGGQRQRVAIARALALDPDIIVADEPTSALDVSVRAQVLNLLSDLKKQLNLGMVFISHDIQTVRYVSDRICVMYFGKIVEQGTASQVFDNPSNDYTKKLLGAAPSLLHI, translated from the coding sequence ATGAGCCAATCAATTCACCAAGAATCAAAGCCGGTCATTGAGCTCAGGGACGTCAAGGTCTATCACCACGCACGGACTGGTGGCCTGTTCCGTCCGAACATCGTCAAAGCGGTGGACGGCGTGGACTTCACCATCAGCCGCGGCGAAACCGTGGGCATCGTTGGTGAGTCCGGCTGCGGCAAGTCCACACTCGCGTCAGTGCTTGTGGGACTTCAACCGCCGACGTCGGGCAAGGTCCTTTTCCACGGAAAACCGGCCATCAAACGGAACGCGGCCATGCGCAAGGAATTCGGCCGTTCGGTCTCCGTGGTCTTCCAGGACCCGGCAACGGCACTGAACCCGCGCATGACCATCCTGGACATCCTGACGGATCCCCTGCAGATCCATGGCATCGGCAACGCGTCATCCCGTGCTGCCAAGGTCAAGGAACTGTTGGCGCTGGTGGGCTTGCCGCAATCGGCAGCCGAAGTGACGCCGTCGCAAGTTTCCGGAGGTCAACGCCAGCGCGTGGCGATTGCCCGGGCGCTGGCCTTGGACCCGGACATCATCGTGGCGGACGAGCCGACGTCGGCCCTGGACGTTTCCGTCCGGGCGCAGGTCCTGAACCTGCTGTCCGACCTGAAGAAGCAGCTCAACCTCGGCATGGTGTTCATCTCGCACGACATCCAGACCGTCCGCTACGTCTCGGACCGGATCTGCGTCATGTACTTCGGCAAAATCGTCGAGCAAGGCACAGCCAGCCAGGTCTTCGACAACCCGAGCAACGACTACACCAAGAAGCTGCTGGGTGCCGCGCCGAGCCTGCTCCACATCTAG